A region of Panicum virgatum strain AP13 chromosome 8N, P.virgatum_v5, whole genome shotgun sequence DNA encodes the following proteins:
- the LOC120685190 gene encoding uncharacterized protein LOC120685190, protein MASSSASGSSTSPSPSPNPSAPTGSAQVDPNPSDERLRKTPLWRHVKLLEKNASSGGNAKSQCLYCDHIIPGSYFRVRAHLMREPGKGTSICGAATPEMVDQFRKEEEAARVSADGSSRRSVPMPVQLSALASSSGLLPPTGSKASSKKKKQSGILESFHIELRQMADAIIARMFYTGGVPFNLARNPNYRAAFNFVATHEMGGYTPPGINKLRTTLLQQEKTNVEKLLEPIKSTWSTKGVTIAADGWTDSQRRPLLNFIAVTESGPMFLKCENTEGKAKTKEYISALLIEVIEMCSDEYLTGPTQMWDVGGDGFETFDGVGILQAANLTLDEPEFEVMIAEDD, encoded by the exons ATGGCTAGTTCAAGTGCAAGTGGAAGTTCAACTTCTCCTTCTCCATCACCTAATCCCAGTGCCCCTACTGGTAGTGCACAAGTTGATCCCAATCCTTCTGACGAGAGATTGCGTAAAACTCCTCTGTGGAGGCATGTTAAATTACTTGAAAAGAATGCTTCTTCTGGAGGAAATGCAAAATCTCAGTGCTTGTATTGTGATCACATTATTCCTGGGAGTTACTTTAGAGTAAGAGCACATCTCATGAGGGAACCTGGTAAAGGCACATCAATTTGTGGTGCTGCCACACCAGAGATGGTGGACCAGTtccgcaaagaagaagaagcagcacGAGTTAGTGCTGATGGAAGCTCAAGGAGGAGTGTTCCCATGCCAGTGCAGCTCTCTGCCTTAGCATCATCCTCTGGATTGTTGCCGCCAACAGGATCTAAGGCATcatcaaagaagaaaaaacaatcTGGTATTTTGGAGAGTTTCCACATTgaactccgacaaatggctgaTGCAATTATTGCAAGAATGTTCTACACAGGAG GCGTTCCTTTCAACTTGGCAAGAAACCCAAACTATCGGGCTGCATTCAACTTTGTGGCAACACATGAAATGGGTGGGTATACCCCTCCTGGAATCAACAAGTTGAGAACAACTCTCCTGCAACAAGAGAAGACTAATGTGGAGAAGCTGCTTGAACCCATCAAGAGCACCTGGTCCACAAAAGGGGTGACAATTGCAGCTGATGGTTGGACTGATTCTCAGAGAAGGCCCCTTTTGAACTTCATTGCTGTGACAGAGAGCGGTCCAATGTTCTTGAAATGTGAAAACACTGAAGGAAAGGCAAAGACCAAGGAGTACATTTCTGCCCTCTTGATTGAGGTTATTGAAAT GTGTAGTGATGAGTATCTCACAGGGCCAACACAAATGTGGGATGTTGGGGGAGATGGCTTTGAGACATTTGATGGTGTCGGTATTCTTCAAGCTGCTAATCTCACTTTGGATGAGCCGGAGTTTGAGGTTATGATTGCAGAAGATGATTGA